Below is a genomic region from Nitrospirota bacterium.
CATAGAAATCGGGTTGATTGTTCGCCGGTTTGCTTTTGGTGTGAGCGGTCACGCACGTGTCTCCGATTCGCTACCGAACAGGCTCACCGGCACGCGCCGTCGTTGCGTGCGTCCGGTGGAGCGTCTTGTTGGGCCACGACATCGCCCATCCTACGCCGACGAACACGGCGCCGCAATAAGCATAGACCCAGTACCAGCCCTACGAGCAAGAGTGGGGCTGTTACCGAAAGTGGGCTGCCCTTGTAGACACCAGAAGTTGGATTATTGATTGGCGTGACCCCTTCCCGCCGTCGATAGTGGCGCACAGCAAGGCGATCGGCATACCAAACGCCAAACTCGACCAGAACATTGTCCGCACGAAGCAGAAAGCGAACGCGGCCCTCTCCATCCCATTCAGCGTTCGGACACTGCATCAAGACTTGTTGATAGCGCTTCTTTGGATCAAAGGGCGCGACGGCCTCCTGGTTCTGCCCATCTTTATAAAAGGAGCCGGGCTTCGGGAATGCCGAATTTCCCATCCTGCTCGCAGTATTCCCGCGAAAGTAGCCCAGAATCGTAGCCGTTGCCGCCTGGCCCGATGGGGTGAGTTCAGGCAGGTAAGTCAGTCCACCGCTATAGCGGAGTGTGCAATCAACGACATTCTTGAATGGCTCTCTGGCTCGTTCCGCTTGAACCGTGATGTTCGTGAATTCTCCACTGCGAGCAATGATCGCTTTCCCACTCGCGGGCTTCATCGGGGATATCCAGTTCTCGGTCTCTTTTTCCAACTCCCAGATACCCTCCCACGAGGGGTCGAGTATCTGTGTAGTACTTTTCATCCCGTCGGGCACCCATTCGTGGTATCCAACTCGGTGAAGGAGAAACACAGCCCAGGGTCTGGCAGATGTCGGCGTGGAGACGATAGACCTGGTCTTCACGGTTCTGAGCGGGTGTCGGCATCTATCGACCTCAGAAGCCAGAATGGCTTTCGATGTTTCGAAATAACGATATACCATAGGCCTTTCTTTCGATTGCCGTCAAGCCCGATCCATGAACACGACAAAGAATCCCCGTCAACAGACGGGCCGAACCGCTTTCGCTTCGGAGTCATCGCAGCCTCCATCGTCTCGGGCCTCATCGCTGCCTCTCTGCCACGATGGCGATAAACGCTCCCGCCCCTGGGAGGAGCCGCTTGAGCAGATGGTCCACCCTGCGTGCCCGTTTGAGGAACCCGCCGCTTCGAATGGGGGGGAGATGAAGGACGACGCGCGCGTCGCGCGGCACCAGCCCGTTGCGCCGAAGGAGCCGCTCCAATTCCCGCCTGCTCCAGAAATGCGCTTGGTTGTAGATCGTGTCCTTCACCAGACCTTTCAGCCGTCTAACCAACGCCCACGAACTCCAGCGGTGCAACTCGCCGATCACGACTCGGCCGCCGGGCGCGAGCACCCGGCGCATTTCAGCGAGCGCCCGATCGGGCTCGGACACGAAGCAGAGCGACGTGACGGCCACGGCGAGGTCGGCGCTCGCCGACCGAAGGGGAAGCGCCTCGGCCGAGCCGCACACCCAGGAACCGGGAAGACCAGCCGCACGAAACTTTTCGCGGGCAATCGCGAGCATCTCAAATGACGTGTCGACACCGACCACGCGCACCCCTCGACGCGCCAGCTCCAGCGCGTAGGTGCCCGTTCCGCACCCGATGTCGATGGCCCGTGAGCCGGGTTTGACGTCGGCCAGACCAAAGATCGCCTCCTGCTCCAGGGTATG
It encodes:
- a CDS encoding methyltransferase domain-containing protein, which gives rise to MAPSDFEDLAARYDSWYQTPLGAFAHTLEQEAIFGLADVKPGSRAIDIGCGTGTYALELARRGVRVVGVDTSFEMLAIAREKFRAAGLPGSWVCGSAEALPLRSASADLAVAVTSLCFVSEPDRALAEMRRVLAPGGRVVIGELHRWSSWALVRRLKGLVKDTIYNQAHFWSRRELERLLRRNGLVPRDARVVLHLPPIRSGGFLKRARRVDHLLKRLLPGAGAFIAIVAERQR